TTTCTCATGACACAGGGTTGTTTTTCTCCACCATTGGTACATAGTCTATCATGTGTAGGCATCAGCCAAATTATACAGAGCGCTTACTTTTAACATGGCAAGTTGGGAAAATGGACCTGAAAAAGCCGATTTTATCACAAAGGAATATAAATCTCAACAATCCTCTTCAGTTACAGAAATGCCTATTATGCCTATGCATGTCATTTAATTTGTAGTCTTTACGTGCCATTGTTATATTCTTAAATCCTATTTCAAAATCAGTCACAAATGATAatattccattttttttatctgccatGAGGTCCTCGTAGGAAGATCATAGTCCCCACAATGTTGCCTCGAGTCAAGTTGTCTTGACCCATCACATTTAACGCTTCTTGATTTCTAAGCCTAACGGGTGCACTTTATCAAGATTACATGACATTTCCGATCATGGGGGAGAATGTGGAGTAGAGGGGTGGCCAAGTAGTGGGGCCTCTTTAAGTATTGTTAAATTGTACAGATAAAtgtgtgatatttttgaccactACAACTGTTTTGTACTTAAATGCAGTTTGTGCTTGTCATTGTGACAAACCTAAATCTTGCCTATGTTAATCTTTTATGCACATTGTTTAATCTTTTATGCACATTATATTGTATCTGTATGCTCAGATATCTAGCCTGTCTCTTCCTGGTGTATCCTTTTAGAGAAAGGGAGGACAACTTTACATAAAGGTCGTCAAAAACCAATTCATTGACTTTTCTTAATTCTTCCTCTTTATTATGAATAAGTCAAAAGTCCCTGAGGATTGTGCTGTTATATGTCCACTTTCTGGGCTGGCCCAGAGATTAGAACTCTTGAACAGAGCATGAGTCGGCGTGCGGAAGGCAACTGTCATATTTCTGCAGGTTGGGGTCTTCCTCTGCTGCTGAAGGGTCTTCAACACAGACACAACGAACACTACTGGAGCCTGGGGAGAAGAGCTTTCGCGGGACACCTGCCCAGCCTCTTTCCACTCCACCGCTGGAGGAAAAACAAACCATTCAGTACTGTTAATCCTGATGCATACCAATAACGCCTGCTAATGTAAGACATGCTCCGATACAGGTAAGCAGTACATCGCAGCATATGCCGTGTAGGCTTGTTAATATTTGATTAGGCCAGAACTATTTTCATACCTCTTAGTGGAGCACCAGACTCTTCCTCCCCTAGCAGCGCTCCACTCTGAGTTGCAGGCTGGGAAGTGTATCATCTCTGCCTCAGACTGGGCCTTGATTCGCTGGCCCTCTGCTAGTGATGCTTCCACCTGCAACAGGGCCTCTGTGGGCTGCCCAGTCTCGCTATAGAACTGGCTTATTAACAGACCTGAAATTCAACATAGGTGAAGGCAGTTGGTTggagatgaagatgaagatgatggATGTCAATTGATAAGAAATGAGGTGAACCACCTAAATCAGCAGTAGGTTAAACATTACACATCAGTCGTAAGCTATTCAAAATACTGCACGAGCTGTAGCTCTTCAGGATATTTCAATTTGTAGACTCTGCTTGTGGCAGATATGGAGAGACGGGAGCTTCACTAGCTCACTCTGGATACTCTGGAGTTGTCCAAACATTGTTTTTTCTGGCCTAATTGTTTAATTTATCTGACATTTTGGAAGGACCCATTCATAGCTACTGCTTTTTGGTGTTAAGGACCCTCATGTAGTAGGCTACtgatgagcactttaaagaattTGCTAAGCAAAAAACTGTCAGTCTCTCATTCACAGAACTGTCACAAGAGTAATGTTAGAATCTACACTACATGCTAGCAAATACCTTTTAGTAAAGCTGAACTGAACCTGATTGTACAAGATGGTGGGACGGTAACTGCCAACTAATTTtgtttggtaaaaaaataaGGGCTATACAAAAGGTTGACATTAGAAGACTTAGGACAAACATCACATACCTACACTTTGGTATTCCCTCTGATAGAAAGCCAGCCAGTCATAAAGGGCTATCACCTGCAGTGGGGACAGACTGGAAACGTCATCTGTCAGGCCACTTTCTGTGAAGTCCCCAGTGATGAAGGCCAGTGAGGCATCTTTGCCTGAAAATGCAGACATATACAGTGGCTTGcataagtttacacacccatgctaaagttgactaaaaagaggaataaaaacacatattttggaaattgatcttaatgcctaaattaaaaaaatagggAAAACCAACCTTTAatgacaccaattttctttgtgaacgaaaaatgtatcgtaaataaataaatgttcttccttaaaaaaCGGGGAGCATAAGTATACAcccccctatgttaaattcccatagaggcaggcagatttttattttgattattggcatacctagagattggcatggttttacttcagttagcctaatagctggtttgatttgcattgagagatgatcttatggaaagtaccccatgccaatctctaggtatggtgaagggcatgtaatgatgtgggggggctattttaattctaaAGGctaagggaactttatcaggatgcatagtatcctggatccatgaaataactggcctctaaaaataaaaatctgcctgcctctatgggaatttaacataggggtgtacttacttatgccccctgtattttaaggaagaacatttatttatttacgatacattattcagtcacaaagaaaattgctgTCATTAAAGGTTGGagttttcctattttttttaattaaggcattaagatcaatttccaaaaaattgttttttttattcctctttttagtcaactgtGGCATGGGTGTGTACACTTACGCAAGCCACTGTATATAATATAGACATTACAGTGTATGGGATAGCCTACTAATGTACTATAGCTGTGTATGTGCTATCACAAGACTGGAATTCCTGTTCCTGATTTAGGTTTGTTGAGGCTTCGGGGTGTTCATCAGCATCAGACAATGTTTAAACACACGTAAACATTAAGAGGTGTCTCTGTGGTTGTTAGCTTAGATAAACACATTATGGTCTCTGTAAGAGAAGCGGCGAATCACCTGCCATAAAGTGATAAGCACCACCGGGTCCATAGTGCTTGTGGCCCTTCCGTACATCAAAAACTTGCCCCAGTATGGCCAGGTAAAGACCCTTGCTGCCTTCCTCCCCGTCGTACACTGATAATTCATGCCTGCTCAGGAGCCGCATAGGCGGCCCCTTGTTTGATCCATATCCAAATGTAACGGCCCACTCGCGAGGAATGAACACAACTGCCAGTGCTAGAAACGCGACCAATACATAGCCGAGCATGTTGTTCATTTAAGTGTTTTGGTATGTCATCCATTTGCATCACATATCTTCCACTTGTTCAAAATAGTCAACAACACATTTACTTCCGTGTACAGGAACACCACAGCGCATGTGCAAACTGATGACGCAAAGGACGTTTCGGGCACGCTAACGTACAGTACGTCAATGCGGTAGTAGTGAACTGCAAAGCAGAGCTCTAGCTGTAGGTTAGAGGTCTGTGTATGGTACAGACCGATACAACCGTTTCGAAACTGACGCCCAGTGGGCCGCGGAGATTTTCGGGGAGCCCTAGGCCGGTGAAACAAACATGGGGAACGCAGAGAGCGGCTGTGGTGGAGGCAGCGGCGACGAGGAAGACATAGAAACGGAGAGCCCCGGCTTCGCGGAAGAAAGTCCGGCCTCTGCGGCCACCGCCGTCGGTGTCGGAGGCGGTGGTGGCTCCGGTTCTGGAAAAAGCGGAAGGGGATCGAATAACCTGCCCGTGCCCACCGGCGGACCACCTAGCCCCGGGGTACTCTTAGAGCAAGTGAAACTGAGAGAAGCGGCGGCTCGAATTAGCGACTCAGGTGTCGCCATTCAGGAGTCTGTCCTAGCCGGGAACGAGGGTGTCCTGGTGCGGTGGCTGGAGGACCGGTTAAACCGAGGAGAAGAGCATGTCAATGTGGAGCAATTTTGTGAGATGTTGGAGAGCAGAGATGCCCCGAGAGATGAATGTGAAGAGGTATATAGAGCCACAGAAAAGCAAACGTGCCTCTCGCAAGTCACGCAAAATGTCATTAACTatatgtcatgtcatgtctatTATTGTTGTCCCATGTATAAGGATGAATGGTTGACAGCTGTTGCCGTGcacattaatgatgagtaaATATGATAGCCTAGTGAGTTCATGGGAGGGCATGGTATCCTGTAATCCGTTTAGTTTTAGCAAGGGTGTGAGTCAATGAGTCAgaggaatgatttttttttttcctgatgtCACCTTTGATTGTCTGGTTTATTGTCACTGGATTTTCAACTTTGGCCTCTTGTAGCATAACACGCCGCTTTGTTGTTTAACCAAAAGCTTGTAGATGAATGGACTGACCATTGAATGTGTACTTTAGTCTGCATTTGACTTTGTGCAGGTAGACATGGAATGCCACTGCTATACTTTATATACTATAGGCTACATTGGTTCAAAGAATCCAACCCCTGTGAGCATTTAGAGGTAGCGCTACTATCTCCCATTTTCCTGTCAAAAGAACACTTGTTAAACAGACATAAAATCTATATAACTTGATAATAAGCAACAGAGGTAGAGCATTGTGTGTGCCCTATGAATGAAGGATACACATTGTTGGCCCATTTGTGCTTTAAGTTATACCTGTATAGGTGTGTAATGTTGTGCAGGAATGGGAGTGATTAGAAAGTGTCACAATGTGTACTGTGTTTGTTCCTGTCTCAGGCCTTTGGACAGTTTGATGCAGAGGGGGATGGGGTGGTGGATGTAGAGAGCATGCTGATTGCTCTGAAGAACTCCAATGGAGCTAATCTAAAGGGAGAGCTGAGTCACGTGATAAGACAACTACAGGCGTGTTCCCTCACTCCAGGTATGAGATGTGATTTGTTTACCAGGATTGTTCATTCTGCCTTCCTGCCTTCATCCTTATGTGAATAGGTATTGTCAGTAGCTGGCAGAAGAGTTAACCCTGTATATCTTTCCACCCTTCTTTTTCTTGTAGGTTTTGTTGACATATTCTCCAAGACCAAAGACCGGTTAGGGGCACATGCCTCTAAGATCCTTAAATTCTTACACAGGAATCGTATTCCCAGCAGTGCCATCCCTTTCCCTATTTTAGAGGGCTACAACAGTATCTGCACCATGAGGTCCAGTGTGGTCCAGGACTTCTTGGAATTCATCTTGCAGAAGGAGAAAGGTGAACACCGGAGCTTCGGATAAATACAGTGGCCGGCTCGTGCTGAATAAGGGATTTTAACTGAATGTTCTCCTGTGTATTTTGAGAATACGGTAACACTACAGTAGGACATTTAGAATTGTGGTCTGTCTTCCGCAGCTTTGATAGAGTCGTCCTAATCTTTATTTGTGCTTTTCAGATTTGGATATCCAGTACAGAGCAGAGCTGGACCGTGATCCGGATGTGGATAAAGTCAAGGTGGTCACACAGTGCTACAGCACAATAGAAGCTTCATCCAATGTTGCAGACGTTTACAAGATGACAAACGGGGAAACTGCAACTTTCTGGCAGTCGGACGGCAGTGCACGCTCACACTGGATAAGGCAAGGGGGCGTCTTTAAAATGGGACTCGAGGCAGCCTGGTCCTTGAATGCAGTTTTTCGATCCTATGTAtatgatacatttttaatgtgGAAACTCGTCTCTTTTCTGTGCCCagattgaaaatgaaaccagATGTGGTTTTGAGACGTCTGGCCATTGCCGTGGCTTCCAATGACCACAGCTATATGCCTCAGCTGGTTTCCGTTGCTGTCGGGAAAAACCGGCGTTCCCTGCAGGAGATTAGAGATATCCGCATCCCCAGCAATGTAACCGGCTACGTAGCTCTCTTGGAGAATGCCAACATCACACACCCCTGTGAGTCCACcacctgtccgtctgtctgctaagttgtgtgtttatgtatcttGGGCTTGTGTGTTCCCTCACTAATGCTTGTAGAGGAACTGTCTTTCCCATCCCTTCTGTGAAGTTGCTGGGTTTTTTGATAGTTTAGTGGCTAAGTGCCTCACTTTGAATCCTCATGCAAGGTTCCATGAACCTGGGGTTGAATTCAGCTAGAATCTAGACGTCAAATCCAGGCACTGCGGACAGGGGTTACATTCAGGATTTTCATCTTCTGCTTCAGGTCTTAAAGGACCATCTTTGTAGCAAATAGGCCCCACATCCACCTTTTATCAGAAGTTGTCTTGCTAGGCTAAAACTCAcaaactcatttttttttttgctaagagatgtatgtatgtatgaatgagGATAACAGAAAGTGAGAATCGATTGAGCTGGGCAGCTGTGAGCAACAACGGTCAAAGATTAGCAGAGGTTCAGATAATGGTGACAAATTCATGTATTTTGAAAGCAGTCCTGATGTTTGCAGGTCTAACTAGAGGCTAAATCAGTCAcagctctgttttttttgtgtaaatgaTATGTGCTTTGTGGCTGTGAATGATTTGCTAAATCTCATGAGCAAATTGAACTTCATAGGCTGGCTTTATGTTGATGTAACTTCTCATAGTTATTAGGACAGGTGATTGGTTTCATTTGTGTCTCCCTCAATCAACAGAGCTGTTGTTCTCAGAGGATGAAGCAACAGGTTATGGCATTTTTTGCATGCTGGATTCCATCCGTCTGCTAACTGCATTATCTCTTTACCAAAACACCAGACATCCAAATCAACATTAAGCGGTGCCTGAGCGACGGATGTGACACAAGGATTCATGGCTTGAAGACGCTGGGCTATCAGATTACCAAGAGTAAAGAGGTGTCTGTTTCGGATGCTTCAGCCATCTGGTACCTGTCTCTCCTCACCTCTTTGGTCACCGCATCCATGGAGACTAATCCTGCACTGGCTCAGACTGTCCTTCAGAGCACACAGTAAGACGCGCCACTCGTGGTTTtgcatatgtaaaaaaaaaaaaaaaaaaaaaaagaatgctggAAGGTGTGTAGGTGTAGTGATTGGTCCAGTGCTTGGGTTCTGAgcactttttttgtgttatttttctcCTAGAAAAGCCTTACGGCACATGCCACCGTTGTCCCTAACACCGTCATCCACAGAGTTCCCCAAGTTCTTCTCTTTGAACATCCTGGAGGAGGTGGATGGATTTCTCCTCAGGATAGCAGAGTAAGGACTTGCCGGGATTACGTCAGCACACTCACCCACTGAGCCCATAATGCTGCCATCCTCACAATGAAAACAGGCTAAAATCAAAGTATTGATTTAGTGGGGCGATGACACACTATTTCCATTCCATTTGATGTACTGTAAATCCTTTAATGGTGGtcagcagcagcaacaccaACATGACCGAAATAATCTCATCAGCTAATTGTCAAGATTATTACTGTAGACTATGTTTATTCACACATACGGTCAACATGGTTAGAGATACATCGTGGCCACTTTTGGTCTTTACTGGAGTTTTTGCAAGCATTTGGCTTGTGAGACTTTCAAACAAGGAAATTTAGGGAAAAGTTTGCCTAGAAATTTTTTAATCCAAATGTTGCCATCATTTCGTAGATATACTGTGTTTAGGGGAGACCCCACAGTTGGCTGTGGGTCTGTTTGATCCAAACTTTTCGAGAGTGAATATAGTATAGCAATAGTATTTGCCATTAATTAGTATTAGACCAGTGTTAAATTGTGATGTTACTGCTATAGTTTAAGGTATTGAACAAACTAAGGTGTGGTTCATGCCAGTCTTAATGCTCTGCAGGAATTACAGTAAAACTTCCAAAGCCAGAATGATTGGGGCctttttcacttttcatttACCATATTAATGTCATCTGTATTGTATTCTGAGTAATGCTTGTGTAGTGCATTGGTAGATTAAGTCTCTGAGTTTAATCATGCTTTATTGCTGGGTGGCAGCTTTAAAGGataggtttacatttttttaaagtcatgcGTATATGCACGTTTTAAGGGTTATTTGTTACTGTAATTATTCCATCTGTCCATACCGGCCGCAAAGATATCTATTTTTAAGCAATTTCAATGTACataaaaaggtaacaaaattcAGTCCTCGTGCAAACATGCATTCTAAAGTTGAACTAAAGCTAATATCTGGCTTTAACAGTCTAAGGTCGATAAATTATGCTTTGCAGCCAGCATGGACAATAGGAACAACGTGAGTGTTTTGAAATTGACttgaaaaaatataaacctATCCTTTAAGTTATGACCACgcatgaaaatatatttatttggcCAAAATAACTCTGACACTCAGAAATAGAGACACAAATTATCATTTAATAGGACTAAAAGTACTCCAAAAccaacttgtgttttttttttttttttgctcctgtGTAGCTGCTGTGTGAGTCCTGATGCAGAAATGACCCTCCTGGCCTTTGCTCTGGCCAGAGGCAGTGTGGCAAAAGTGCTCCAAGCCCTGTCCTGCATCAGcgaacatttagagaccgagtACAAGGCCTCCTCCCTCATCATGTCTATGGCCTCCGTTAGGCTGCGACTACTTAATCGCAATGGTAAGGTGGCCATCCCTCCTttactctcactcacacaaggCCATTTGAAACCTTAGACCGAGGAGAGAAAGCACTTAGCCCACAAGGAGGAGCTGCGTCAGTAGATTATACAGTGGAACATTGCTAATTTGGTTACAAAGCTACAGTTCAGTGTGGTGATCATTGCTTCCCAGAATGTAATTATAACCTGTATGGAAACTGATTAACTAGGATGTATGTCACAGAAAATCCACAGTGCATTGTGTCTCATTACAGGGAAGCCCCTCCAGTTGCACCTACAGGCCTGTGATGTGAAGAGTAAAGAAGAGAAAGCAGGGCCAGAGAACATGCTCGCAGAATCCTCCACTGCAGACGGTACAACTGAGACCGTCCTTATTCCATTagaaaataccaataatattgAATTCATACTTAGGCTAAAAATGCCTTTAGCAAGTATAAACGTGCCCTCGAGTATAACTGAAAGTTTTTGTTGCTCCAAAGGTTTTCTTACAGAAAGTGGCAGGAAGAAAGCCAGTGTGATCCTGTCGACAGAGGACCAGAGTAACTTCCAGGTCACTCAGATGAAGATCAAAGTGAGGCTCCATTTGATTTCACCATTTCATTGAAACTTTTGATCACTCCCGACAGTGATAGAGGATTCCTGTACATAAGACGTGATCTCTGGTTTGTGTGGTCAGGTGCGAAAAGGAGCCATTGGAGCAAAATGCGGCTTGGTGTTTGCGTACAAGGATGAAGACCCCTTTGATGCAGAGAAACATTTCAGGAGGTTCAAAAAGTACGACGCGTGGGACTACAAGGACTACAAGCAATTTATGCAAGACAAGTAAGGATCCTTTTATAgctgtctgttgttgtttttttaattcctgGTATTTCAGTTTagtctgcttttgtgttttatcgATTTACAAGTTGCGCGGTcctggaaggcttgtatcatgtggccAACAGttctgttgtcattacttagaactCCTCATGGGGCCGACAGAAACGATGCGCTGTTGCTTTAAACTGATATTGATTTAATTTGTGGCTAAATtatgtttagctgctgcccccgtccacagcagtacattgcttagcttccgtgttGGCACTCTGGTCTGTTTCATTaaactgggggcgtgccgaCCAGAGGGCCCATAGCTAACACACTGACTGTGGATAaatacctcatacaaccccacttcaaaacaaccaaactatccctttaataaGAGAAGGCATCTATGATTAGCAAAAAAAGAGTACCGGTGTTGAAGAGTACATGCTGCTAAATATATTACATGCTAATACTAATACAGTAGAGTGAGTTTGTGTGAGTTATGGAACCCCTCAGAAGTGTGGGGGTCTGCCTCAGTGGTTTGTGTGAATGGCTGACCCACCATCCTGTCACCTGACCTGCAGTGTGAAGATTCCAACACAGTCAGAGGAAGAGCCGATTGGCTGGTTTGAGCTCGAGGACGACTGGAACGACGTGGAGATCAAGCTGCAGCAGTGTCGCGTTGCAAAGGTACACACCGCATCAACCAGTTATTCCGTAACACTGTTGTGCTTCTAAAATGATGTTTTCATGATGCCGACATTTTGTTATTTAGTATTTAAGGCttccaaaatacaataaaaatagtaTTGCTACATACTCAAGTATGCTAAACGCAGGCCATCGTTTGCTGTCATTATCAAGTAAACCCACCTCTTATTCCCTTGTTTCCTTGTCTTCCCAGTTCCTGATGGTCAAATTCCTCTGCACCAGGCTGGACTCTGCTGAGCGCCTTGGAGTGCAGTCCCTCACCTTCAGTGGCTATCTGTGCCCTGGGGCAGAGAGGCTTGGAGACCTGGACGACCTCAGTACAGAGGGAGAGAGCTTCGACTGCGATGCTGTCACTGGCCTTTGTCTACTTAACAAGACCCTCTTCTTCATACAACAGCTTACGCGAGACATGGTAACTACTAAACACTATtgctgtagtctcgcattgccagaccttcctccacagcgctgcggagggggggtctggcttgtccacaCAGTATTTTggtatgggagaaaaacgtgctttggtttattggcatttctttaaaccaatcacaatcatcttgggcgaccggacagagccacggtgccactgcaaaatagcctcgggatggaacttgttttggtggaacgtgtacgttcaaggttgttgttttaatcttgcgacagaaaactcagattggacagacagtccAGCTagatgtctggatttaccctgcagagatctggggagcagttaaccagtgtttcctctatgttgattggcaagtggcggtccgccacagttagatttctcccgccacggtatcagaaatatatatatacaatcagcagtgattgtaaaGAGCACGTCGACGGAGAATAGCgcagacacgcgcttcacaacgCGAGCGGGCACGTGTGCCACtcggagaaaagggagaaagaaaaaagagacaggctgtccgGTGGACAcggttgagatggcatgtgtgcattcttgacaactgtaagtcgtataacttatattgtaagttcatttaagcctgtattagtctatagttcttgc
This genomic interval from Perca flavescens isolate YP-PL-M2 chromosome 13, PFLA_1.0, whole genome shotgun sequence contains the following:
- the cyb5d2 gene encoding neuferricin, producing the protein MNNMLGYVLVAFLALAVVFIPREWAVTFGYGSNKGPPMRLLSRHELSVYDGEEGSKGLYLAILGQVFDVRKGHKHYGPGGAYHFMAGKDASLAFITGDFTESGLTDDVSSLSPLQVIALYDWLAFYQREYQSVGLLISQFYSETGQPTEALLQVEASLAEGQRIKAQSEAEMIHFPACNSEWSAARGGRVWCSTKSGGVERGWAGVPRKLFSPGSSSVRCVCVEDPSAAEEDPNLQKYDSCLPHADSCSVQEF